Proteins from a genomic interval of Bombus affinis isolate iyBomAffi1 chromosome 16, iyBomAffi1.2, whole genome shotgun sequence:
- the LOC126925695 gene encoding sin3 histone deacetylase corepressor complex component SDS3: protein MSYQDSPFSTMYGQDDYDIDEDNDEYLEDDRDAEEQDESDEDTEEASETDLGKSEEYTEIKEQVYQDKLASLKKQLQQLKDGTHPEYNRKLKRLETQYKERLRLNVIYRDYLTEWVERDYILEKKAAVKEFEEKKIDLKENLLTDMEEKRKMIESDRHTMELTGDSMEVKPVMTRKLRRRPNDPVPEKVEKRRKPPPAQLNYLLDEKEIESDLKAISRGKVLTTIRKPAILPHYNTVNMPSQHIPPPSDTPIIETRIEDGKLLHERRWFHRGQPVYVEGKDLTRFAANISAIGTEAIWVKKVSDGSKVRIYISQLSRGKISIKRRAS from the exons ATGTCGTATCAGGATTCTCCGTTTTCGACCATGTATGGTCAGGATGATTATGATATTGATGAAGACAACGATGAGTATTTGGAAGATGACAGAGATGCTGAAGAACAAGATGAAAGTGATGAAG ATACAGAGGAGGCAAGCGAGACAGATCTTGGTAAATCTGAAGAGTATACAGAAATAAAAGAGCA AGTTTATCAAGATAAGTTAGCTAGTTTAAAGAAACAACTACAGCAATTAAAGGATGGCACACATCCAGAATATAATCGGAAACTAAAACGCTTGGAAACCCAATACAAAGAAAG ATTACGATTGAATGTAATTTACCGTGATTATTTGACAGAATGGGTAGAACGGGACTATATATTAGAAAAAAAAGCAGCAGTGAAGGAATTTGAGGAAAAGAAAATAGATTTAAAGGAGAACTTACTAACAGATATGGAAGAGAAACGGAAAATGATTGAATCTGATCGACACACAATGGAACTCACTGGCGATTCAATGGAG GTGAAACCTGTAATGACAAGGAAATTACGAAGGCGACCAAACGATCCTGTACCTGAGAAAGTAGAAAAACGGAGGAAACCACCTCCCGCGCAATTGAACTATTTGTTAGATGAAAAAGAGATAGAGAGTGATTTAAAAGCTATTAGTCGCGGTAAAGTACTGACCACTATTCGAAAACCAG CAATACTACCACATTATAATACAGTAAACATGCCTTCTCAACATATTCCTCCACCCTCTGATACCCCTATAATAGAGACTAGGATAGAAGATGGCAAACTTCTACATGAAAGACGATG GTTCCATCGTGGACAACCAGTGTACGTAGAAGGGAAAGATTTAACTAGGTTCGCTGCAAATATTTCGGCGATAGGAACTGAAGCT ATATGGGTGAAGAAAGTTTCGGATGGAAGCAaggtgcgtatatatatatcCCAATTAAGTCGAGGAAAAATTTCAATCAAAAGAAGAGCATCCTAA
- the LOC126925700 gene encoding INO80 complex subunit E, producing the protein MLEEWYCRSIANNNADAEDDDDDSPEEEVPNYKDQYRNLKRKLKFLIYENECFQEALRSTQRKLLKVNRDKSFLLDRLLQYEKVDASFSESDETESSDEEVTRLDTSKRKKIEMGISNHTPHHMPTVTKSQLNTSKKKKPTPKVTKSNSTPIVQSSNNVVPMSLMSDGHMTPEEVERHLESRQTYLELVPEKAPPTVPTEMFSNDPSLDSESNEIGELETSPSNIGEDCPSVDMMAE; encoded by the exons ATGTTGGAAGAATGGTATTGTCGCTCAATTGCAAACAACAATGCAGATGCAGAGGACGATGACGATGATAGTCCAGAGGAGGAAGTACCTAACTATAAGGATCAGTATCGAAATCTTaagagaaaattaaaatttttaatttat GAAAATGAATGTTTTCAAGAAGCTTTGAGATCTACACAAAGAAAATTACTTAAAGTAAATAGGGACAAGAGTTTTTTATTAGATCGATTATTACAATATGAGAAGGTAGATGCCTCATTCagtgaaagtgatgaaactgaaTCATCTGATGAAGAAGTTACCCGCCTTGATACTTCAAAAAG aaaaaagatagaaatgGGAATTAGTAATCATACACCACATCATATGCCAACAGTGACAAAGTCTCAACTCAACacaagcaaaaagaaaaaacctACTCCAAAAGTAACAAAATCAAACAGCACACCTATA GTACAATCATCAAATAATGTAGTACCAATGTCTTTGATGTCAGATGGCCATATGACACCAGAAGAAGTAGAAAGACATCTAGAGTCTCGACAGACTTATTTGGAACTAGTACCAGAGAAAGCACCACCTACTGTCCCAACTGAAATGTTCAGCAATGACCCTTCATTAGATAG CGAGTCTAACGAAATCGGAGAATTAGAAACGTCCCCAAGTAATATAGGTGAAGACTGCCCCAGTGTGGATATGATGGCCGAGTGA
- the LOC126925699 gene encoding E3 ubiquitin-protein ligase MARCHF3-like isoform X2, translating to MNPSMRQYTVVFATILLTNYPLHIPASGTMGAIHLKCLEHWLEESNRNSCELCGHQFEIRRTPRYHVLHSILIWVCLNQQQHQLYVRSLKADLLRSIIITPMAIGCSYICIVAADFYAKNNYDSFPPARWSTYLLLAMMSLLLFSYFIWMYMAIQYHQKIWFYWWQKTSTVRVILNPENRTSINYKSNVSQV from the exons ATGAATCCCTCGATGAGGCAATACACTGTCGTATTTGCTACGATTCTTCTCACCAATTACCCATTACATATCCCTGCAAGT GGAACCATGGGTGCAATCCATTTGAAGTGTCTAGAACATTGGCTAGAGGAAAGTAACAGAAATAGCTGCGAATTATGTGGACACCAGTTCGAGATCAGACGAACTCCTCGTTACCATGTTCTACATTCTATATTAATTTGGGTGTGTCTTAATCAACAGCAACATCAATTGTATGTTCGAAGTTTGAAGGCCGATTTACTTCGGAGCATTATTATTACGCCTATGGCGATAGGATGTTCTTACATTTGTATAGTCGCGGCCGATTTTTACGCCAAAAATAATTACGATAGCTTTCCACCAGCGCGATGGTCAACTTATTTATTATTAGCTATGATGTCTCTGTTGCtcttctcttattttatatgGATGTACATGGCAATACAGTATCATCAGAAAATCTGGTTTTATTGGTGGCAAAAGACAAGTACAGTAAGAGTTATATTGAATCCAGAAAATAGAACTTCAATAAACTACAAGTCTAACGTATCACAAGTTTAA
- the LOC126925699 gene encoding E3 ubiquitin-protein ligase MARCHF3-like isoform X1 has translation MIGQRSSVESVLEKIIAKVEAESNQKNTGIKLTIKRKLNNSKHDSNKRAKLNLHESLDEAIHCRICYDSSHQLPITYPCKCKGTMGAIHLKCLEHWLEESNRNSCELCGHQFEIRRTPRYHVLHSILIWVCLNQQQHQLYVRSLKADLLRSIIITPMAIGCSYICIVAADFYAKNNYDSFPPARWSTYLLLAMMSLLLFSYFIWMYMAIQYHQKIWFYWWQKTSTVRVILNPENRTSINYKSNVSQV, from the exons ATGATCGGTCAGAGGAGTTCCGTGGAAAGTGTCCTAGAAAAAATTATAGCAAAAGTTGAAGCAGAATCAAACCAAAAAAATACAGGTATTAAGTTGACCATAAAACGAAAACTCAATAATTCAAAACATGATTCGAATAAAAGAGCGAAATTGAATCTACATGAATCCCTCGATGAGGCAATACACTGTCGTATTTGCTACGATTCTTCTCACCAATTACCCATTACATATCCCTGCAAGTGTAAG GGAACCATGGGTGCAATCCATTTGAAGTGTCTAGAACATTGGCTAGAGGAAAGTAACAGAAATAGCTGCGAATTATGTGGACACCAGTTCGAGATCAGACGAACTCCTCGTTACCATGTTCTACATTCTATATTAATTTGGGTGTGTCTTAATCAACAGCAACATCAATTGTATGTTCGAAGTTTGAAGGCCGATTTACTTCGGAGCATTATTATTACGCCTATGGCGATAGGATGTTCTTACATTTGTATAGTCGCGGCCGATTTTTACGCCAAAAATAATTACGATAGCTTTCCACCAGCGCGATGGTCAACTTATTTATTATTAGCTATGATGTCTCTGTTGCtcttctcttattttatatgGATGTACATGGCAATACAGTATCATCAGAAAATCTGGTTTTATTGGTGGCAAAAGACAAGTACAGTAAGAGTTATATTGAATCCAGAAAATAGAACTTCAATAAACTACAAGTCTAACGTATCACAAGTTTAA